ACCTTCCAAAAGCAAAAGCCAAGTCAATTCTGGATCATTAAGTACCTAAAAAGAAGTTGGGAGCTCTAGGCTTGTGGAATCTAGCTCTCCTGGCCAGATCTAGTTCTGGGTCCTAGTATGTAGCCCTTGCAGCGGCCTCCTTCATCCTCAAGTTAGCAACCCACTGGTGGTACCCTCCAGGAGATAAATAACCCTGCAAGTTCTTGTGGTGCAGACAACTCTTCAGTCAGCAGCTCTTGCTCACTGAGCTTGGTGGTGGCAGCATCCAGCAAATCAGCTGAACTCAATGTACAGAAGAGTGGCTGCATGGGTAAGGTACAACATCTTGAGACGAAATTGGCATTACAACCTCCCTTTTAagctccctggagcctcctgcaTTTCTGTAATATCAAGGTATCCTTTTATCTGGACACACTGCCACACCAGGAACAAGGCAGACCAGCACAGGTCTCACTTCCTCAAGGCAGTGAGATAAGGGTCACAGGGAGAACAGGACACATTAAAGTGGTGTTCCCAGGGCCCATGGATAGGTGGCATGAAGGGTTTGCTGCGTTGGTTCTACAGAGGCTTCCTAAAATCTGGCAGTGTCGTGGTTATGCCACTGGGGCACTGCTGTCAGGGGCACCTTCTCTTGGACAATCTGTGGAAGAAATCTAACCTAAGTATATTTAAATAAAGCCAGTGATTCAAGGCTTTGTCTTCACTTCAGAAGTTCTTTGCAGTCGTAATAAACTGGTAAGAATTTAACCCTCACAAAGGACACACTGTGGCTTCTGATTCCTCTTTTATACCAGGATATTTTAATGCCACTTCAAGTAAGGTATCTGAAGTAAATTGAGTGATGCACTAGAAAAACCTTGTAATGCCTACTAGAGAGTTAATTCACAGTGATTATTTAAGAACATGGTCTTAGATATCTTGAGAAACATATTAGCTTTCCaaagactgagaagaaaacacAGTCTTACCCATCGCTGAAGACAGAGTGGTATGGTGGAGGATTTTCACTTGTAGGCAAAACACCTGACATAAGACAATGTGTTACAGTTGGTGACACAGGGTCAGCAAAATAAGGAGGTGGTGGAGGTGGGAATACCATTACAGCATCACCTAGGAAAAAAATGACCAATTAGTACCTCTGAAAAATTGGGCATCACTGTTCATTCTAACTGCATCCTAGAATATTTCCTGACTTTGGAATTACAGTATTTGTACTTGTCTACCTTCTGAGATAAAGTGAAATGATCCCACATACATATATTCTGGGCTGTTAAAGTACATTGGAGGTacattcaaaaccaaaattatcCCACAATAAAGATCCAGCATATTCACAAATAGAagatttcatttagaaaatacaGCTGGGGAGGGCAAGTGTTCCATCTAGCAAAGAGACACAAATCCCTTCATTATTGGCTGTCTTCAGAAGCTGGAAGTACAAAGCACAGTTACTGTTGGCTCACTTTAAGAATAGGTATTTTAGTTTTCCTCACATATGTAACATAAGGCATTTTAAGTTTCTCCACATCTACTGCAGTGTTATAACAAAGTATTCTAGTCATTAATAGTTCTGATGACTGACTTTGTGTGCTTTCAGTTTCCCTACTAAATTACTCATAGCTGAAGGCACACCACTAACATTAGTTCCATAATGCTATCAATACATAATTCACTGTTAAGTGTACTGTGCAGCATATCTACCAACTTCAACTTTGTAACTGAGgagtttcaaatttattttttttttttttaaacagaaagttttTATCAGTCACTGAGCTTGCATAATTTATATAAACAATCACAGCTGCCTGGCACCTTGTTTCTTTTGTGATTTGTGTGCAGGGACAGGTCAGGGAACTTCAAAAATAACAAGTAAGGTGGGGGGTGTTATTCTAGCTGACTCACCACTGTTCCAGAATGTCACTATGCCAACCAGACCTCAGCCTTCAGCCTTTCAGTTTTACTTTTCCTGATGGAAGCATAAAAGGAATTGACTAATTTTGCTTTTTCGTCTTTAAAGACAATCTGAATTCCTTTCTACAACCCTTTGATTTATCCTGGTCGCTGGAAAACTGACTTTAAACCCTCATGTTTTCTAGGGGTCACCAGGTTACAGGTCTGTACCTTGGTTTAgacaggcagaaggaaaaaagttttgcATAGTGAATTTCAAGTCCAGTCAGTCAGCAATGATGAGTCAAGTAATACTATGATTGACTCATTAATCCTTTCTGAGAGCTAGAAAGTTACCAGAATAATCTATGCATAGAATGTATTCATGGGTATTAAAAGCAGTGCTATATACAGGGGAACATTCCCTGCTAACGTATCACATTCACTCAAATACTGTACAATTAACAGACCATCATGCAATTACATTTGACTGATTAAAGAGGTGACCACGATTAGAAAAACCAAAGCGATACACTGCTTATGAATCAGATTCTCCTGTTTAAGAAGTCAGAACTCAAGGCTAAAATAAATCATACACAGTCACAGAAGCCATTAGATCTGTGATCTGCAGTATTAGCTATACCCTTTGGGAAAGGAAGTTGGATTGGACTAATTTCTGTCAGATTATATGACTTCTTTTGAATAGACAGTCAGACCTTTCTTTTTATGCCAAAGGAGAGGTTTTATCTTTGAAAGGTAACTGAACGGACCATACGGAAAACATATGAGACAAAGCAACATTCTTCTGTATTGGCTGTTTTGACATGCCAGAACTGACGTGCTTAGAGCTCAAATGAGTGATATTCAGAGGTTAATCATTAGTGGGAAAAAGGCCCTACTAACGCTTAAATATAAAGTTTACACATTATTTACCCACCTACTGTAACCTGAAAAGATTCAGGGCTCTGAGGATGTTCTTCACTTTCGCAAGATTCTTGGTTGAGatttaagttttgtttctttttaacgTGAGCTATCACGAAGAAACACAACCCAGTGAGCACAATCAAAGGTCCCATGATTTGAAGTGACAGGAATCCACAGCCCTGGAGGTCCACATCAGAACTGCCGGTGTGGTTGAGCTGTATGCTGTGccagctggggctgcagccaggaACCCAAATGCCCAGGATACTAATTAGCATTCCACTAGTTAAAAACAGGAATCCAAATATGAGAAACTGCGCAAACTGGCAGCTCCCACGACAAAAAACAAAGCTGTACACCTGCTCATTTTGCAATTGTCTTTGTCTTATATACAGCCTGGCCCTTGATCGTGCCAGTAAAACACAAACCAGTCCAGTTACAGCCAGCATGGGCCCAGCAGCCTTAAGGACCTCACTACAGTCACTGAAGGTTCCAGATGGGCAGGACTGAAGAATAAAGACTGAAAGCAGGAATCCAGCACAGAGCAACACAGCTccaaaaacaaaaaggaaaaaaataagtttccCATGTTGTCCATTATTTCCTTCACCTCCTGGTGCAGGAACAGCCACTGGATACATTACAACAGAATCTCCTCAAGCAGATGATTTgggtgtttttgtgtttttttttttcctgttagcatTAAGTGGCAGAAAACTACAGTAGATCTGTGAACATGAAAATACACgaatcaaaagaagaaaaaaaaaccacagtgagaCTAGCTATATTGTAATATTTACTTTTGTATTTGCTACTCAGCTGATATGGTATACTCTCagtgtattttctgttttgtaccTCTGTTATGGATAAATGGCCTAATCAAGTTTGCTGCCGTTGAATGCTGATGAAAAGACAGAACTTGCCTCATAGTTAGACTGAAAACAGCTGTAATTGGTGTTGCACAGCTAAATGAATTGTTTCTTTAGATACACAGTCTTATGATTAAGGGGACATTACTTTCAAAGGCTGAATCTTGGGAACAAGGACAGGATAGATTTCCCCTCAAAAACAGAGAGCTAGGGGAAGTGTCTGTAGTGAATGGCAGGAAGTACCAGCTCTTGAGAAAAAGAACCTTAATGCAAATGAGTATTAATGACTATTGGATTTTTTACCAAGTAAATCTTCTAATACATACCTTTTCAAAGCATATAAATCTTGCTTCTCCTTCCACAGGCAATAAagacttttctgtttctctccttaaATCAGCTTCCTGTCCTATACAGCTGCAATACACAAAGGATTTTTGGTTCTGTTctgaaaagacaaacaaaaaaaaaaaaaagaaaaaagccatacTAAGGATCATACACTTCAAGTCTCACTGATTCCATAGTTAAAGTTGGTAAGCATATCGCTCCCACACTTCAACTTCTCCTACTCCTAAATCCTTTGTCTGTGCTCCAAGAAAGCTTTAAGATGAAATATAGCAGAAGTGTCTCCCAGAGGACTTCTCAGCCCACAGGAGTCTAGATTCagaagtaaaacagaagaaaacagaaactagTGCTGAGGCCAGTAACAATTCATATGGTAGTATGGATGACAAATCTGCTGGATGTGGACAAACAGGGGCAGGGAAAGCCTGACTGCAAGTTAGGCCACAGTGTCATCCAGTGAGCTctacgggaaaaaaaaaaaaaaaaaattatttctgccatTAGTTACAAGGAAGTTTGTGCTGCTCCAGCACTCTGGCCTACAGGGCTCAGGTGGACACCTGTACTCCATACCATAGTGATTAGCAACCACGGAGATCTTGGTCCAAGTAGCTACCATCCATCATGAGAAAGCTGTCCCCAACCAAGTGTAGGAG
The Strix uralensis isolate ZFMK-TIS-50842 chromosome Z, bStrUra1, whole genome shotgun sequence DNA segment above includes these coding regions:
- the TMEM171 gene encoding transmembrane protein 171 — protein: MYPVAVPAPGGEGNNGQHGKLIFFLFVFGAVLLCAGFLLSVFILQSCPSGTFSDCSEVLKAAGPMLAVTGLVCVLLARSRARLYIRQRQLQNEQVYSFVFCRGSCQFAQFLIFGFLFLTSGMLISILGIWVPGCSPSWHSIQLNHTGSSDVDLQGCGFLSLQIMGPLIVLTGLCFFVIAHVKKKQNLNLNQESCESEEHPQSPESFQVTVGDAVMVFPPPPPPYFADPVSPTVTHCLMSGVLPTSENPPPYHSVFSDGAQLADDERTVAVRDYETIYTISGSSSPSDILPVLYLSSEAPPKYEEKASITNNEYFPSSSSIFLATSDTSS